The sequence TGCTGAGCATCTAACTTGTTTGCTTTCGTCGAGGCTTGTTTGCTTTCGTCGAGGCTTGTTTGATTTCATCGAGGCTTGTTTGATTTCATCGAGGATTAAGCTATTATAGATACTTGACTGCTTTCGTCGGTACTTGACTGCTTTCGTCGGTACTTGACTGCTTTCGCCGGTACTTGACTGCTTTCGTCGGTACTTGACTGCTTTCGTCGGTACTTGACTGCTTTCGTCGGTACTTGACTGCTTTCGTCGGTACTTGACTGCTTTCGTCGGTACTTGACTGCTTTCGTCGGTACTTGACTGCTTTCGTCGGTACTTGACTGCTTCTGTCGGTACTTGACTGCTTCTGTCGGTACTTGACTGCTTCCGTCGGTACTTGACTGCTTTCGTCGGTACTCGACTGCTTTCGTCGGTACTTGACTGCTTTCGTCGGTACTTGACTGCTTTCGTCGGTACTTGACTGCTTTCGTCGGTACTTGACTGCTTTCGTCGGTGCTTGACTGCTTTCGTCGGTGCTTGACTGCTTTCGTCGGTGCTTGACTGCTTCCGTCGATGCTTGACTGCTTTTCTCTGGATAAGACGTCTGTCGTCTGTTAAAGTAAGTACTCTGCCTCCCCTGCATAGGACAACAATACTATGGAAAAATGACCTGCATTTCCCTCTGGTGAATATAACATCTGCACAAAAAAGGAATGCAGTACTGAGCtacaaaaccatttttttttaatataccttTTTTTTAGAATAGGCATATTGTCACATGGAAGCATGCAATCTGATAAATGTTCATAtaacaatacactgaggtgacaaaagttatgtgatagcgacatacacagacacagatggcggtactatcgcatacacaagaaataaaaaggcagtgcattggcggaactgtcatttatactaaggtgattcatttgaaaatgttTCCCATGTGATTATGGTCGCATGACGAGAATTCACAGCCACACCCAACAGATTCCTCAATTTTGATGATTTCTTCAGGATTCTTTCAATATTGAAGGTGTGCCTGCAAAATACGGCAACAAGGCCATTCCAGTAACTACCTCCACATCATTTGCTTGTCCCACTGAAATCGATTTCATCAGAATGCAAATTGTGCTTGTTTACCAAAGGTTTTTGTTTACCAAAGTAACCTTCCTGTAGTAACATTCTACTATGGTCTTGTAGCTGAACTGGCATGCTGTTGATATCGGAGACCACATATGTTCTTTTTATACCAGGGAGAATAAGACACAACCACATCGTGCATGATGAAAACACGTTTTTGCGTGAAAACATAATTCTCTGTGGGTCACTTTGCAGTAGAGACTGTATCCCTGAATTCCATCTGTTTTTTCTAaccatgagatacagaaattgtaagTTGCCATCTTTTTTCACTTGCAACATGAACTGAATATTCGCGTGGAGCGAGATGAAATACTAGTGAAACAGAGGTTGTCTTTTATTACGTAGGAGCCACAGTACATATATATATGTCCTCAACAAACCGCCAGAAGCAGGGAGGTTAGAAAGTTGCTGACCACAGTGCTTTCTCCTCAATGTTTTTTGGATTTGCACATTCTTATCCAGTACCAAACCCATGAGGTAAACTTGTCAACTGTAGTGGCTCTCTGACATaagatttttttctcaaattacagTTTCAGTGGTCATTCTTATAAAATGTAGTTAATCCAGAAAAAAATAAGTTACAACTCGGTTTCGTCACTATGGTGTCATGGAGCTCATCCATTTTACCTTTGGACTGCACTGCAGTGGACAATCTGTCTGATACAGTGGATGAACTCCAGTCAGCTATGGTGCTTGCtcgcctagagagagagagagagagagagagagagagagagagagagagagagacagagagagacagagagagagcgggATGGTGGAGAGGGATGGatggaatgtatgtatgtatgtactggatgatcaaaaagtcagtacaaatttgaaaacttaataaaccacggaataatgtaaatagagaggtaaaaattgacacacatgcttggaatgacatggggttttattagaacaaaaaaaaaaaacaaagtattgctagacgcgtgaaagatcccttgcgcgtgtcgtttggtgatgattgtgtgctcagccgccacttgcgtcatgcttggcctcccaggtccccagacgtcagtccgtgtgattattggtttttggggttacctgaagtcgcaagtgtatcgtgatcgaccgacatctctagggatgctgaaagataacatccgatgccaatgcctcacgataactctggacatgctttacagtgctgttcacaacattattcctcgactacagttattgttgaggaatgatggtggacatattgagcatttcctgtaaagaacatcatctttgctttatcttactttgttatgctaattattgctattctgatcagataaagcgccatctgtcggacatttttttatcgtttgtatttttttggttatagtaaaacccaatgtcatcccaagcatgtgtgtcaatttgtacctctctatctgcattattccatgatttattcagttttgaaatttatactgactttttgatcacccggtatgtatgtatgtatgtatgtccagGATGTCCtcccaaacccctggatcgatATTAACAAACTTTAGCTCATAGACAGAAAACCTTACAAGTATCAGCACTGTGTGGTTCATAATCTCTTAGCTCCAATAGAGTCGGACATGCAGGCAATGATGTGTTTCTTTCAGCCCCTGctgtataggctgccctgcacgacAGTTGTGTTATAGTAGTAATGGCCTGCTTTATCAATGAGTTTTGCAGAGGTTACAAGCGTGGATGGGCGTGGCTGGGGGGAATGTTCAGACGGATAAAGGAAGGAATGACACAGATAGGGAGACACGAAGAGATGgctagagagagagggacaggagaGAGCAGAAATTGAGACGGAGAGGAAACGTACACAGAGTGGGGCAGGAAGAGATGATCTGCGAGAGGGGGGGAAAGATGAGATGGATGGAAAGAGGGGTGAAGAAGAAGAGATGCaggagcaggtggaaggtgtagaggaGTAGTGGACAGATATAAAAGtaacaggggggaggggaggatgggTACAGAGATTGGAAGGAGAGTTTAGACAGAGTTTGAGGGTAGAAAGATATGGTCTTTGAGGAGGAACGGAGGAGATGGATTGATAGATGTGGGGGAAGAGACAACGGAGTGATGGAaggggaagaggtggacagagacgaAGAGGAAGAGAAGTTGTGTGCAGCCTTGAATGCGTACTCGAGCAAAGCCACACGGAAGAGTCTAGttagtaaataaaataagaaagattACGTGTGACTGCACCAGAACAGGAGTATGAACGCTACAGCCAACAGTTTCGTGATATTACAAAAGCCTTCAAATTCACAACTCTTTCACGTGCTTTGGTCAGTGCAGAGGACGAAACTCACGTATTACGGTTGAGGTGCGGATAAATCGTTTGCTGTTAGGATGGGTACTGACGGATTCTCTGCTACTGAAGGGTGGATCCCTAACTAAATTGTTTTTAAGAATATTTGTGGAGAAAATGAGAGCCCAGATAACAGTATGTGCAGCATGGAGAAATGGATGAAAATAAAGTTTTCTATGTTTCCTTAAAAATTTGCACATGTCTTCCGCttgaaattttaaaacaaataaaaatgcatTAATAAGTTAAAAAATCAACTTTCTTGTACTTTGAGTCATAGTTATGGCTTTGTAAATAAAAATGCACTATTGAAACTCCACTAAAATTTTTAATCTCAGACTCTTTTTATTTCGACTGTTTCCTGATTGTCCCATAATCTGCCAAACTTTAAACTGTACTCCCGATCAAACTTCTTGTTCGGTTCCTTTGGCTTGGTCCCTTCGTGAGTCAactgtattttgttatttttctaacACGATCAATACACTGACGAATCCTTCTAATCACTGTGCATGTCCTGTAATTAAAATCGCTTTTTTATACTTGTTGATAGTAGGTTGTTTGACAGAAACTGGTAGTTTTAATGAAGCTATTGTAAGAAATtaagattaaaaataaattattttggctCAGAAAATGTTCCAAAAGTTCGAATTGCTGCGACATGTATGTACAGTTGTATCTCGTTTTCGGTTCCGTATGGACAGCCACATATATGTAATTTTTGGTCTGTTACTCAAATACGAGATGAATTCATAAACATGTCTCTGACACGAGAATCCCATTAACACATCTGCACATACGTCGTAGCCATGGAAACATCACTGCGTATCCTGACAACGTTTCATGCGTCAAACAAAGCTTCAAAATAGTGAAAGTCGAGCACGTCACAGAAGGCTCTTTATTGAATCAGTGACAGTCACATCACAAACAATGGTCTGCGAAGAAGACTGCAACAATACGTGGAACTCACCTTGAGAGCACAGACTCCTTCTGCATCCCAGCTTCGCCACACGGGTTTCTCTCCTGTCACACGGTGCTCTGCTTACGCGTACCCAGTGTATGATATCGGCTTGACTGAAGGAATAGGAAGGAAACTGTGGCTTCCTCAGAGCGTTATCAGCTGGGTAAGCAATATGATacgaaagcatcactcgtgcgcgCGAAGACccgaggtgaaatagtgaaggcagcaaaatgGATAAGGCTTAGCGGAAACATCCAGACAACACAGGAAATGTAAGTAAATGACGAAAGTAGAGAATAGAAAAacttagtaaatgaagcaggtgaagagGAGCACAGTCGTCTAAAAAACGAGATTGccagaaactgcaaaatggctaaactgGAATGGCACGAGGAAAACTGTTACAAGGACAAGCAGAAGACTACTAATCACATACAACAATCAGTATCTAAATCGTGTGGGTTTGATCGTAggagccggccttagtggccgagcggttctaggcgctacagtctggaaccgcgcgaccgctacggttgcaggttcgaatcctgccccagggcatggatgtgtgtgatgtccttaggttagttaggtttaagtaattccaagttctaggggacttatgacctcagaagttaagcccgtggtgctcagagccatttgaaccattttaatagcaGAAAGAAATTAGCAAGGCTATCAGAATAGAAATTTGTCGTTCAAGCAATAATCTTGAGTCAGTAACTTCAAATACTCAAAACAACTTGCATTTAGCGCACAAATTAATTGTGACGCAATACGAAGACGTCAATCATTGGCTTACAAAACTGTAAAAGCTGTTGCACAGATGCTCACAATGAATGTTAAAGGGTAAATGAAATTTATACTAGAGAACgtagaggcatacatcactaggggtaacatagatgatGCCTACAGGAAAACTCAGAGAGACCTTTGTAGAGtacagaaccacgtgtatgaatgaagagctcagatagaaaataagttctaagcaaagaatgtaaagcagaaaggtggaaggactatatagacggtacttgagggcaatattattgtAATGGAAGactacgtagatgaagatgaaatgggaaatatgttgcgtaaagagtttgacagagcaccgaaagacctaagtccaaACGATGccgcgagagtagacaacattcctttaaaactactgatagccttggaagagccagccatgacaaaactcttccatctggtgatcaagatgtatcagacaggcgaaatacccttaaacttcaagaagaatataaaaattccagtctcaaagaaagcatgtgttgacaggtgtgaaaaaggCCGAACTATCAATTTAGCAACTCACGGCCGCAGAATACAAACGGGAATTTttcacagtcgaatggaaaaactgctggaagcagacctcggggaagatcaattttaaTTCCGAAGACCCTACCACTTACCTTACAACATaatcaaagaaaggcaaacctacgtttctatcatttgtagactgagagaaagcttttgacagtgttgactggaatactctctttcaaattctgaaggtggcaggaataaaatacagggagcgaaaggctacttacaatttgtacagaaaccacattgcagttataagagtcgagggacatgaaagggaagtttttcacattttgactggaagactctctttcaaattctgaaggtggcacgaataaaatacagggagcgaaaggatatttacaatttgtacagaaaccatatggcagttataagagtcgaggggcatgaaaggtaggcagtggttgggaagggagttgcagcctatccccgaagttattcaatctgtatattgagcaagcagtaaaggaaacaaaagaaaaaatcggagtaggaattaaaatccatgaagaagaaataaaaactttgcggttagtcgatgacattgtaattttgtcagagacagcaaaggacttggaagagcagttgaacggaatggacagtgtcttgaaaggaggatataagatgaacatcaacaaaagcaaaacgaggataatggaacgtagtcgaattaagttggccgatcctgatggaattagattaagaaaggacacacttaaactagtagatgagttttgctatttggggagtaaaataactgatgatggtcgaagtagaaaggatataaaac is a genomic window of Schistocerca gregaria isolate iqSchGreg1 chromosome 9, iqSchGreg1.2, whole genome shotgun sequence containing:
- the LOC126292040 gene encoding uncharacterized protein LOC126292040 isoform X3, translating into MQKESVLSRGGRVLTLTDDRRLIQRKAVKHRRKQSSTDESSQAPTKAVKHRRKQSSTDESSQVPTKAVKYRRKQSSTDESSRVPTKAVKYRRKQSSTDRSSQVPTEAVKYRRKQSSTDESSQVPTKAVKYRRKQSSTDESSQVPTKAVKYRRKQSSTGESSQVPTKAVKYRRKQSSIYNSLILDEIKQASMKSNKPRRKQTSLDESKQVRCSANRQECNFPIRKPVTQRWMLPPTVAMCGPLGQATSSLVS